The following proteins are co-located in the Imtechella halotolerans genome:
- a CDS encoding efflux RND transporter periplasmic adaptor subunit, with protein MKRIYVLSMLGLLLQACNQAPQQQAPSAMPYPVVSVPTKTVTAYQSYPASIEGTNTSAVRAKISGYITQVLVDEGQAVRKGQPLFRLETESLSQEAAAAKANMNAAQVEVDKLSPLVAQNIISSVQLETAKARLAQAKSAYNSVMANIGYATIKSPINGYIGAIPHRVGALVSPADPQPLTTVSTTDDVFVFFAMNEANYLSFLHTTEGTTRAEKVKMFPKVQLELINGTIYDTEGTIETVTGQVDPTTGTVSFRARFANPTGILANGSSGKIRIPTVYENKVVVPESATFERQGKVYVFTVGEDNTVANTPIDILDRVEGYVVVSGGLEAGTNIVAQGVAKLRNQMPIAPQMVAFDSIAKPVSPVFK; from the coding sequence ATGAAACGAATTTATGTTTTAAGTATGCTAGGCCTGCTTTTGCAAGCCTGTAATCAAGCACCACAGCAACAAGCTCCTTCAGCTATGCCCTATCCTGTGGTTTCCGTTCCTACAAAAACCGTAACAGCATATCAAAGCTATCCGGCAAGTATAGAAGGTACCAATACTAGTGCTGTACGCGCTAAAATCTCAGGGTACATCACTCAAGTATTAGTAGACGAAGGACAAGCAGTTCGTAAAGGCCAGCCTTTATTTAGATTAGAAACTGAGTCATTAAGTCAGGAAGCTGCTGCTGCAAAGGCTAATATGAATGCTGCTCAAGTGGAGGTGGACAAACTTAGCCCATTAGTAGCTCAAAACATTATTAGCAGTGTACAATTAGAAACTGCTAAAGCAAGATTAGCACAAGCAAAAAGTGCTTATAATAGCGTTATGGCTAATATTGGTTATGCCACTATTAAAAGCCCTATTAACGGATACATTGGTGCTATTCCTCATCGTGTAGGAGCCCTAGTAAGTCCGGCAGACCCACAACCTCTTACAACCGTTTCAACAACGGACGATGTGTTCGTGTTTTTTGCCATGAATGAGGCAAATTACCTTTCCTTCTTACATACTACTGAAGGAACAACACGTGCAGAAAAAGTAAAAATGTTCCCTAAAGTACAACTTGAATTAATTAATGGTACTATCTATGATACAGAGGGTACTATTGAAACCGTAACAGGTCAAGTAGACCCTACCACTGGTACGGTTAGTTTCCGTGCTCGTTTTGCTAATCCTACAGGAATTCTTGCCAATGGAAGTAGTGGTAAGATCCGCATACCTACAGTATACGAAAATAAGGTGGTCGTTCCAGAGTCTGCAACTTTCGAACGTCAAGGAAAAGTATATGTATTCACAGTAGGAGAAGACAATACAGTTGCCAACACTCCGATTGACATTTTAGACCGAGTTGAAGGCTATGTGGTCGTTTCAGGAGGATTAGAAGCTGGAACCAATATCGTTGCACAAGGAGTGGCTAAATTGCGTAATCAAATGCCTATTGCTCCTCAAATGGTAGCCTTCGATAGTATTGCTAAACCAGTATCACCTGTATTTAAATAA
- a CDS encoding GbsR/MarR family transcriptional regulator — protein MEREKLIEEIGVHFESVYNLPPLAARIYAILIMGNEEGYSFEALVEEVAASKSTVSTSLNLLLQLQKIEYFTKTGDRKRYFRKKINYLKTRLVNYITILEDEIAIFHKTSEYMKSSRPVDHEKNKSIVDIYHCYLHRTKELMQETVAKLEEACANRDK, from the coding sequence ATGGAAAGAGAAAAACTAATAGAAGAAATTGGAGTTCATTTTGAATCCGTATACAACCTGCCACCATTGGCTGCTAGAATCTACGCCATATTAATTATGGGCAATGAAGAAGGCTACAGCTTTGAGGCTCTGGTTGAAGAGGTAGCTGCTAGTAAGAGTACCGTATCTACAAGTTTAAATTTACTACTCCAACTTCAAAAAATTGAGTATTTCACCAAAACGGGTGACCGAAAACGATATTTTAGAAAAAAAATCAATTACCTAAAAACCAGGCTTGTAAATTATATCACTATCTTAGAGGATGAAATCGCTATCTTTCATAAGACAAGTGAATATATGAAATCCAGCCGTCCGGTAGATCACGAAAAAAACAAATCCATCGTTGATATCTACCATTGTTACCTACATAGAACAAAAGAGCTCATGCAAGAAACCGTTGCAAAATTGGAGGAAGCATGTGCAAACAGAGACAAGTAA
- a CDS encoding RluA family pseudouridine synthase → MPSTAQNLDVVYQDNHLIVINKQSGDIVQGDKTGDTPLSDIVKSYIKEKYQKPGAVYLGVVHRLDRPTTGLVLFARTSKALPRLNKLFAEKEVVTKTYWAVVKQRPPKIEDTLIHWMTRNPQKNKSTAHSKECNGSKKASLHYRLIATSDRYSLLEVTLHTGRHHQIRAQLAAIGCPIKGDLKYGYDRSNPDGSIHLHARYLSLIHPVRSEERLEFTANVPKDTLWKALEEAVTTN, encoded by the coding sequence ATGCCTTCTACTGCCCAAAATTTGGATGTGGTCTACCAAGATAACCACTTGATTGTTATAAATAAACAGTCAGGCGATATTGTTCAAGGTGATAAAACGGGAGATACCCCATTAAGTGATATTGTTAAATCCTATATAAAAGAAAAATATCAAAAGCCGGGAGCGGTATATCTAGGTGTGGTTCATCGATTAGATAGACCCACTACCGGCTTGGTACTTTTTGCAAGAACCTCTAAAGCACTACCAAGGCTTAATAAACTATTTGCCGAAAAAGAGGTTGTAACAAAAACCTATTGGGCTGTCGTAAAGCAACGCCCTCCAAAAATAGAGGATACACTTATTCATTGGATGACACGAAATCCTCAAAAGAATAAATCAACAGCCCACTCTAAGGAATGTAATGGAAGTAAAAAGGCTTCCCTACACTATCGCCTTATTGCCACATCAGACCGTTATTCACTATTAGAAGTAACCTTGCACACGGGAAGACATCACCAAATTCGTGCCCAATTAGCTGCCATAGGCTGTCCTATCAAAGGAGATCTTAAGTATGGTTATGATCGTAGTAACCCGGATGGAAGTATCCATCTACACGCTCGATATCTGAGTCTTATCCATCCTGTACGAAGTGAGGAGCGACTTGAGTTTACAGCGAATGTTCCTAAGGACACCCTCTGGAAAGCATTAGAAGAGGCTGTGACTACCAACTAA
- the panB gene encoding 3-methyl-2-oxobutanoate hydroxymethyltransferase codes for MSVAKKEYKRVTVKSLVEMKHSGEKISMLTAYDYSMAKIVDNAGIDVILVGDSASNVMAGHETTLPITLDQMIYHASSVVRAIDRALVVVDLPFGSYQSDPKEALRSAIRIMKESGGHAVKLEGGQEIKESIKRILNAGIPVMGHLGLTPQSIYKFGTYTVRAKEEAEAAKLIEDARFLEKAGCFAIVLEKIPATLAQQVAQSITIPVIGIGAGGGVDGQVLVLHDLLGMTHEFNPRFLRRYMNLYDDMNKAISQYVSDVKSQDFPNENEQY; via the coding sequence ATGTCTGTAGCTAAAAAAGAATATAAGCGCGTAACTGTAAAATCATTGGTTGAGATGAAGCACAGTGGCGAAAAGATATCCATGCTTACTGCCTATGATTATTCTATGGCTAAAATTGTAGACAATGCTGGTATTGATGTCATTCTTGTGGGTGATTCTGCTAGTAATGTTATGGCTGGACACGAAACAACCCTACCTATTACACTTGATCAAATGATTTACCATGCCTCTTCAGTGGTTAGGGCTATTGATAGGGCTTTAGTAGTAGTAGATCTTCCCTTTGGAAGTTATCAAAGTGATCCAAAAGAGGCTTTGCGATCTGCCATCCGAATCATGAAAGAAAGTGGAGGTCATGCAGTAAAACTGGAAGGTGGTCAAGAAATTAAAGAATCAATAAAGCGCATTCTAAATGCAGGAATCCCAGTAATGGGTCATTTAGGATTAACCCCACAATCCATATATAAGTTTGGAACCTATACAGTACGTGCCAAAGAAGAAGCAGAGGCTGCCAAACTTATTGAAGATGCACGTTTTTTAGAGAAAGCGGGTTGTTTTGCTATTGTACTTGAAAAAATACCAGCCACCCTAGCTCAACAAGTAGCGCAAAGTATTACTATTCCTGTCATTGGAATTGGTGCTGGAGGGGGTGTTGATGGACAAGTATTAGTACTTCATGATTTATTAGGTATGACCCATGAATTCAATCCTCGTTTTCTAAGACGTTATATGAATCTTTATGATGATATGAATAAGGCCATTTCTCAATATGTGTCTGATGTAAAATCACAGGATTTCCCTAACGAAAACGAACAATATTAA